Proteins encoded within one genomic window of Candidatus Cloacimonadota bacterium:
- a CDS encoding efflux RND transporter periplasmic adaptor subunit translates to MKRQLLTLALILLLALTACGKRGKDAPDTAEDIQPVTVEELSLKELDDFITVSGKLEGADTFTMSSEASGLVLQVSKKLGDRVSKGESLGRMDNQAYVDRLAQAEAGLASAEANLRTATQNKTFANNALDQKLISQAEYNNAVSAYNSAMAARDGAKAGVEQAHAARNGSLLLAPASGVISSLNVASGQFVAAGMPVATIVSEGRLILKTGVGESQISRLQKGQSAEISYPGLANPLSGKVRGFGISPLPNSATYPVEIEISGSQGLLPGMVVTAKILTDRYSDLLYSSLTYFSNEFGRSYAYVVDAQNIAHKREVKLGRVIGEHVLIESGVSPGDKIVTSGAENLEEGSKVEIRK, encoded by the coding sequence ATGAAAAGACAGCTTTTGACCCTGGCCCTGATCCTGCTGCTGGCCCTCACCGCCTGCGGCAAAAGAGGCAAAGACGCCCCAGACACGGCGGAGGACATCCAGCCGGTGACGGTGGAAGAACTCAGCCTCAAGGAACTCGACGATTTCATAACCGTCTCCGGAAAACTGGAGGGAGCGGACACCTTCACCATGAGCAGCGAGGCCTCCGGACTGGTGCTGCAAGTGAGCAAAAAACTGGGCGACCGCGTGAGCAAAGGCGAAAGCCTGGGCCGCATGGACAACCAGGCCTATGTGGACCGTCTGGCCCAGGCTGAGGCTGGACTGGCCTCCGCCGAGGCGAATCTGAGAACGGCCACCCAAAATAAGACCTTCGCCAACAACGCGCTGGACCAGAAACTGATCTCCCAGGCCGAATACAACAACGCTGTTTCGGCCTACAACAGCGCCATGGCCGCCCGGGACGGCGCCAAAGCCGGAGTCGAGCAGGCCCACGCCGCCAGAAACGGTTCGCTGCTCCTTGCCCCCGCCTCCGGAGTGATCTCCAGTCTGAACGTGGCCTCCGGCCAGTTTGTGGCGGCCGGGATGCCCGTGGCCACCATCGTCAGCGAAGGCCGTCTCATCCTCAAGACCGGCGTGGGCGAAAGCCAGATCTCCAGGCTTCAGAAAGGCCAAAGCGCCGAGATCAGCTATCCCGGCCTGGCCAACCCGCTGTCCGGAAAGGTCCGCGGCTTCGGGATCAGCCCCCTGCCCAATTCCGCCACCTATCCCGTCGAGATCGAGATCTCCGGCTCCCAGGGCCTCCTGCCCGGAATGGTGGTAACCGCGAAGATTCTCACCGACCGCTACAGCGACCTGCTCTACTCCTCCCTCACCTATTTTTCCAACGAATTTGGCCGCAGCTACGCTTACGTGGTTGACGCCCAAAACATCGCCCACAAGCGCGAAGTCAAGCTGGGCCGCGTGATCGGGGAACATGTGCTGATAGAATCCGGTGTGAGCCCTGGCGACAAGATCGTCACCAGCGGCGCGGAAAACCTGGAGGAAGGCAGCAAAGTGGAGATCAGGAAATAG
- a CDS encoding efflux RND transporter permease subunit, with amino-acid sequence MKVAETAIKYSILINLLVIAIVIMGVFSLIRLPREEFPAVEFGRVLVITVYPGVSAEEIEQLVTNKVETELNDLPNLDNIQSSSEEGRSTVSVSFDTSVDSEEAYDLVSREISKLSDLPSDALDPIVIRLAMRELNPIAQVVIGGDFQPLALRELADDLKDGILRVKDVSKVELVGARDHQIWVDVDQARIDAYGLSLSDVSAVLQGRNLNIPGGTAKYGKSEFLVRTLGQFNSTEEIARMIVTSDTSGRAIRIADVATVRDTLSKMQTRAKLNGQEGISIFLYKQGDGNIISIMDDVRAYIAEFEKTHPGAQISVRNDGSIDVKNGIGALGTNAVIGILLVFAALFIFLGWRNAAFASTGIPIAMLITFIVIPLFNITLNNLTIFGLIIVVGMIVDNSIVVLENIHRYRELGFDHKSSISEGVNQVISPVFASTLTTVAAFMPMLLTGGIMGQFLSVFPIVVTVALLASWFQAMVILPTNVHQFGHRLEAKEDRTTRLIRPLNKLYRRIITKALHRRGPVIGSVVGLLILSFVVLGSGAIPFEFFPSSLSQTIPLELHTPVGTSLEETDRIVGLVEQHILSMKQKEDIEFVVSNVGSLSSEGLRDNKTSNAAVSIDLVPLKEMKYTHEEIKSEIRRYLDTLPGLYTYKFGQAQAGPPIGQDIDIRVKGQSLERLAYIGDVVQSNLKKIPGVEDIDDSFDEGKMEARISLDQEKLSMYSLSVAQVASAIRMASTGSEVTQFRGNGVDEIPILVKLNDRYTQELEALKDLKIRSRTGSLIAIRDLATFEISSSISRIGHYDGNRVISVTAAVGEYTEGGKTRKRTTSEVINLLTGDRLRGTKGTLSSFEQRFPGYTLEFGGIREQQTESYTSLAYGFLIALLAIFAILASQFRSYVQPLIVMATIPFAFIGVIIGLLVTGLSFSLNTMLSVVALAGVVVNNAILLIDFINTEREKGVDRWHAIINSGGARLRPILLTTATTVAGMLPLVFSGDPSSQAWRPLAVSFVFGLTFSTLITLFVIPVMYSAVDSLFGRFKMTRFTEHTKFTEAITAEEESGHS; translated from the coding sequence ATGAAAGTAGCCGAAACCGCCATCAAGTACTCCATCCTGATCAACCTGCTGGTGATCGCCATCGTGATCATGGGGGTGTTTTCCCTGATCCGCCTGCCCCGCGAGGAATTCCCCGCCGTGGAATTCGGCCGGGTGCTGGTGATCACCGTCTATCCCGGCGTTTCCGCCGAAGAGATAGAACAGCTGGTGACCAACAAGGTGGAAACCGAACTCAACGACCTGCCCAACCTCGACAATATCCAAAGCTCCTCGGAGGAGGGCCGCTCCACCGTTTCGGTCTCATTCGACACCAGCGTGGATTCCGAAGAGGCCTACGACCTCGTTTCCCGCGAGATTAGCAAGCTCTCCGACCTCCCCAGCGACGCCCTCGACCCCATCGTGATCCGCCTGGCCATGCGTGAGCTGAACCCCATCGCCCAAGTGGTGATCGGCGGCGATTTCCAGCCCCTCGCCCTGCGCGAACTTGCCGATGACCTCAAAGACGGCATCCTGCGCGTGAAAGATGTTTCCAAGGTGGAACTGGTGGGCGCCCGCGACCATCAGATCTGGGTGGATGTGGACCAAGCCAGGATCGATGCCTATGGCCTCAGCCTCAGCGACGTCTCGGCCGTGCTGCAGGGCCGCAACCTAAACATCCCCGGAGGCACCGCCAAATACGGCAAATCCGAATTCCTCGTGCGCACCCTCGGCCAGTTCAACTCCACCGAGGAGATAGCCCGCATGATCGTGACCTCAGACACCTCCGGCCGCGCCATCCGCATCGCCGACGTCGCCACCGTGCGCGACACCCTCTCCAAGATGCAGACCCGCGCCAAACTCAACGGCCAGGAAGGCATCAGCATCTTTCTCTATAAACAGGGTGACGGCAACATCATCTCCATCATGGACGACGTGCGCGCCTACATCGCCGAGTTCGAGAAAACCCATCCCGGCGCCCAGATCAGCGTGCGCAACGACGGCTCGATCGACGTGAAGAACGGTATCGGTGCCCTCGGGACCAACGCCGTGATCGGCATCCTGCTCGTCTTCGCCGCCCTTTTCATCTTCCTGGGCTGGCGCAACGCGGCCTTTGCCTCCACCGGCATCCCCATCGCCATGCTGATCACCTTCATCGTGATCCCCCTCTTCAACATCACCCTCAACAACCTCACCATTTTCGGCCTGATCATCGTGGTGGGCATGATCGTGGACAATTCCATCGTGGTGCTGGAAAACATCCACCGCTACCGGGAACTGGGATTTGACCACAAATCCTCCATCTCGGAAGGTGTCAACCAGGTGATCTCGCCGGTTTTTGCCTCCACCCTCACCACAGTGGCGGCCTTCATGCCAATGCTGCTCACAGGAGGCATCATGGGCCAGTTCCTCTCCGTGTTTCCCATCGTGGTCACCGTGGCCTTGCTCGCCTCCTGGTTCCAGGCCATGGTGATCCTGCCCACCAACGTCCATCAGTTCGGGCATCGCCTGGAAGCCAAGGAAGACCGCACCACCAGGCTCATCCGCCCGCTGAACAAACTCTACCGCCGCATCATCACCAAGGCCCTGCACCGGCGCGGACCGGTGATAGGTTCTGTGGTGGGGCTGCTCATCCTCTCCTTTGTGGTGCTGGGCAGCGGCGCCATCCCCTTCGAATTCTTCCCTTCCTCGCTTTCCCAAACCATCCCGCTGGAACTGCACACGCCAGTGGGCACCTCTCTGGAAGAAACGGACAGGATCGTCGGACTGGTGGAACAGCATATCCTTTCCATGAAACAGAAGGAAGACATCGAGTTCGTGGTAAGCAACGTGGGCTCCCTCAGCAGCGAGGGGCTGCGTGACAACAAGACCTCGAACGCCGCTGTCAGCATCGACCTGGTGCCCCTTAAAGAGATGAAATACACCCACGAGGAAATCAAAAGCGAAATCCGCCGCTATCTGGACACCCTGCCCGGACTCTACACCTACAAATTCGGCCAGGCCCAGGCGGGACCCCCCATCGGTCAGGATATCGACATCCGCGTCAAGGGCCAGAGCCTCGAACGCCTTGCCTACATCGGCGATGTGGTGCAGTCCAATCTGAAAAAGATCCCCGGCGTGGAAGACATCGACGACAGCTTCGACGAAGGCAAGATGGAGGCCCGCATCTCGCTCGACCAGGAAAAGCTCTCCATGTATTCCCTCAGCGTGGCCCAGGTGGCATCAGCCATCCGCATGGCCAGCACAGGCAGCGAAGTTACCCAGTTCCGCGGCAATGGCGTGGACGAAATCCCCATCCTGGTGAAGCTCAATGACCGCTATACCCAGGAACTCGAAGCCCTCAAGGACCTTAAGATCCGCTCCCGCACCGGCAGCCTCATCGCCATCCGCGACCTCGCCACCTTCGAGATCAGCAGCAGCATCTCCCGCATCGGACACTACGACGGCAACCGCGTGATCTCTGTCACCGCCGCCGTGGGTGAATATACCGAAGGCGGAAAAACCCGCAAGCGCACCACCTCCGAAGTGATCAACCTCCTCACCGGCGACAGGCTGCGCGGCACCAAGGGAACGCTTTCCAGCTTCGAACAGCGTTTCCCCGGCTACACCCTGGAATTCGGCGGCATCCGCGAACAGCAGACAGAATCCTACACCTCGCTTGCCTACGGCTTCCTGATCGCCCTGCTGGCCATCTTCGCCATCCTCGCCTCGCAGTTCCGCAGCTATGTGCAGCCCCTCATAGTGATGGCCACCATCCCCTTCGCCTTCATCGGAGTGATCATCGGCCTGCTGGTAACCGGGCTCTCTTTCTCGCTGAACACCATGCTCTCCGTGGTCGCCCTCGCCGGCGTGGTGGTCAACAACGCCATCCTGCTCATCGATTTCATAAATACAGAACGCGAAAAGGGTGTGGACCGCTGGCACGCCATCATCAACAGCGGCGGCGCCAGATTGCGCCCCATCTTGCTCACCACCGCCACCACCGTGGCCGGGATGCTGCCCCTGGTCTTTTCCGGCGATCCCTCCTCCCAGGCCTGGCGCCCGCTGGCCGTGAGCTTTGTCTTCGGCCTCACATTCTCCACCCTTATCACCCTCTTCGTGATCCCGGTGATGTACAGCGCCGTCGATTCCTTGTTCGGCCGCTTCAAAATGACCCGCTTCACCGAACACACCAAGTTCACCGAAGCCATCACCGCGGAGGAGGAAAGCGGCCACAGCTGA
- a CDS encoding ABC transporter ATP-binding protein/permease: MRTFDAILPYLKKSYGRIAGGIVMLILVDVVQLITPRVMQYAIDSIQERRITSTGLIWVALLIIGLALAVMVLRYFWRILIIGNSFRIEKYLRQDFYNHLLKLSQNFFNRSKTGDLMAYATNDLNAVRMLFGMGLIAAMDIVLMTIASFSFMGSIDWRLTGLAVLPMPILTITITIFGKKMHKSFFRVQKSFASLSGAIQESISGIRIVKAFGQEKPELDKVDEVSWQYVQENIRMAKIAGFFHPFQSLIISLSMIITLYFGGRAAIRGDITIGQFIAFFQYLGMLVWPMIAIGWIVDMYQRGTASLKRLNEIFQTVPEIDDSEADPGIKSLQGNIEIRDLSFRYGDKLPLIFDAISTSISDGKTLAVVGPTGCGKTTLIELLVRIYEPPKGSILIDGHLLHRIPLNVLRRDMVLVPQDIFLFSDTISNNIRLGSPETSTEEVLEAARMAQIHDEVMDFEHKFDTVIGERGVTLSGGQKQRVAIARALLTNPEILILDDALSAVDTKTERFILEKLIETRKGKTTIIIAHRISSIQHADLIIVLGEGKITERGTHDELVAQGGLYHELYEKQRIRARLEGEEL; this comes from the coding sequence ATGCGTACATTTGACGCCATTCTTCCATATCTGAAGAAGAGTTATGGCAGAATAGCCGGGGGCATAGTGATGCTGATCCTGGTGGACGTGGTGCAGCTGATCACGCCCCGGGTGATGCAATACGCCATCGACAGCATCCAGGAGCGGCGGATCACCTCCACGGGCCTGATCTGGGTGGCCCTGCTCATCATTGGGCTGGCGCTGGCGGTGATGGTCCTGCGCTATTTCTGGCGGATCCTGATCATCGGCAACTCCTTCCGGATCGAGAAATATCTGCGGCAGGATTTTTACAACCACCTGCTGAAGCTATCCCAGAACTTTTTCAACCGCAGCAAGACCGGCGACTTGATGGCCTATGCCACCAACGACCTGAACGCCGTGCGGATGCTCTTTGGCATGGGACTGATCGCGGCGATGGACATCGTGCTGATGACGATCGCCAGCTTCAGTTTCATGGGCTCGATCGACTGGCGGCTCACGGGGTTGGCGGTGCTGCCGATGCCCATCCTCACCATCACCATCACCATTTTCGGCAAGAAGATGCACAAGAGCTTCTTCCGGGTGCAAAAAAGTTTCGCCAGCCTTTCCGGCGCGATCCAGGAAAGCATCTCCGGGATCCGCATCGTGAAAGCCTTTGGGCAGGAAAAACCGGAGCTGGACAAGGTGGACGAGGTTTCCTGGCAATATGTGCAGGAAAACATCCGCATGGCCAAAATCGCGGGCTTTTTCCACCCCTTCCAGAGCCTGATCATCAGCCTTTCGATGATCATCACCCTCTATTTCGGCGGGCGCGCCGCCATCCGGGGCGACATCACCATCGGGCAGTTCATTGCCTTCTTCCAGTATCTGGGCATGCTGGTCTGGCCGATGATCGCCATCGGCTGGATCGTGGACATGTACCAGCGCGGCACGGCTTCGCTGAAGCGGCTGAACGAGATCTTCCAAACCGTTCCGGAGATCGACGACAGCGAGGCTGATCCCGGCATCAAATCTTTGCAGGGCAACATCGAGATCCGCGACCTCAGCTTCCGCTACGGCGACAAGCTGCCCCTGATCTTCGACGCCATCAGCACCTCCATCTCCGACGGCAAGACCCTGGCCGTGGTGGGACCCACCGGCTGCGGCAAAACCACCCTGATCGAACTGCTGGTGCGCATCTACGAGCCGCCCAAGGGCAGCATCCTGATCGACGGACACCTGCTGCACAGGATCCCGTTGAACGTGCTGCGGCGCGACATGGTCTTGGTGCCGCAGGACATCTTCCTCTTTTCCGACACCATCTCGAACAACATCCGCCTGGGCAGCCCGGAAACAAGCACCGAAGAGGTTTTGGAGGCGGCCAGGATGGCCCAGATCCACGACGAGGTGATGGATTTTGAGCACAAGTTCGACACTGTGATCGGCGAACGCGGCGTAACCCTCTCCGGAGGCCAGAAACAGCGCGTGGCCATCGCCCGGGCCCTGCTCACCAATCCCGAGATCCTGATCCTGGACGACGCCCTCTCCGCCGTGGACACCAAAACCGAGCGCTTCATCCTGGAAAAACTGATCGAGACCCGCAAAGGCAAAACCACCATCATCATCGCCCACCGCATCTCCTCGATCCAGCACGCCGACCTCATCATCGTGCTGGGCGAAGGCAAGATCACCGAGCGCGGCACCCACGATGAACTGGTCGCGCAAGGTGGGCTTTACCACGAACTTTACGAGAAACAGCGCATCCGGGCCCGCCTGGAAGGGGAGGAGTTATGA
- a CDS encoding ABC transporter ATP-binding protein/permease, which yields MMGGGPGRGGGFAEDDLKNRVFDKHLYSRMLRYLLPYLKWVVVSFLILMVVAGAELVQPLIQQRAIDDHIVSDKNIAIFASEAEVDAFLAKYELLKLEKLAHGGNFFLIIPSKEMNKIDQPKLDELTRRNILAGAKVYLIEDKPSNVAILNKYLPEVTAPVGGKSGLEGWFRLGNGQLALERDQLNKIPGEERFQARSEAAHSLIWLALAFLGISLLRFVAGYSQMVITTTFSQKAMNDMRHDVFAHMQRMPVQYFDKNPVGRLVTRVTNDIRAIDEMLSSGVITLFQDVLMIIAIVVLMLILDWKLALISFAILPLVIWVIREFRKRTRVLYREVRKHLAALNATLAEHISGQKIIQLFNQYFHKRNEFSRINQEYFNTSLKQMKLFAFFRPIIHVSSQIAVALIIWYGGGQILRNAITIGLLMAFTQYISKLFQPINDFSEKFNVLQGALAGAERIFDLMDQNPEDYRDALASEVKLKGEIEFRNVWLAYNPGEWVLKDVSFKIRPGEKIALVGHTGSGKTSIVNLILGMYPFQKGEILLDGKPLSDYALNDLRRNVGIVQQDVFIFSGNIKDNIALNNTALTREQIIQVSKYVNADKFISKLPEGYDEPVMERGATLSTGQRQLIAFARVLAYDPAIFILDEATSNIDTETELLIQDALAKLIVNRSSIIIAHRLSTIQHADRIIVLHKGEIVEKGSHFELLDQKGLYYDLYRLQYT from the coding sequence ATGATGGGCGGTGGACCCGGACGCGGCGGCGGCTTCGCGGAAGACGACCTCAAGAACAGAGTTTTCGACAAACACCTCTACAGCAGGATGCTGCGTTACCTGCTGCCCTATCTGAAATGGGTGGTGGTTTCGTTCCTCATCCTGATGGTGGTGGCCGGCGCCGAACTGGTGCAGCCCCTGATCCAGCAACGCGCCATCGACGATCACATAGTATCCGACAAAAATATCGCCATCTTTGCCAGCGAAGCTGAGGTGGACGCCTTTCTGGCCAAATACGAGCTGCTCAAGCTGGAGAAACTGGCCCACGGCGGCAACTTTTTCCTGATCATCCCCAGCAAGGAAATGAACAAGATCGACCAGCCAAAGCTTGACGAGCTCACGCGGCGGAACATCCTCGCCGGGGCCAAGGTTTACCTGATCGAGGACAAGCCCTCGAACGTGGCCATCCTGAACAAATACCTGCCGGAAGTGACCGCGCCGGTCGGCGGCAAAAGCGGCCTGGAAGGTTGGTTCAGGCTGGGCAACGGCCAGCTGGCTTTAGAACGAGACCAGCTGAACAAGATCCCGGGGGAGGAACGCTTCCAGGCACGCAGCGAAGCGGCGCACAGCCTCATCTGGCTGGCCCTGGCCTTTTTGGGCATCAGCCTTTTGCGCTTTGTGGCGGGATATTCCCAAATGGTGATCACCACAACCTTTTCCCAAAAAGCGATGAACGACATGCGCCACGACGTTTTCGCCCACATGCAGCGCATGCCGGTGCAGTATTTCGACAAAAACCCCGTCGGGCGGCTGGTGACCCGCGTCACCAACGACATCCGGGCCATCGACGAGATGCTGTCCTCAGGGGTGATCACGCTGTTCCAGGACGTGCTGATGATCATCGCGATCGTTGTGCTGATGCTGATCTTGGACTGGAAGCTGGCGCTGATCAGCTTCGCCATCCTGCCCCTGGTGATCTGGGTGATCCGGGAATTCCGTAAACGCACCCGGGTGCTCTACCGCGAAGTGCGCAAACACCTGGCAGCCCTGAACGCCACCCTGGCCGAGCACATCAGCGGGCAGAAGATCATCCAGCTCTTCAACCAGTATTTCCACAAGCGGAACGAGTTTTCCCGCATCAACCAGGAATATTTCAATACTTCGCTGAAGCAGATGAAGCTCTTCGCCTTTTTCCGGCCTATCATCCATGTGAGCAGCCAGATCGCCGTGGCCCTGATCATCTGGTACGGCGGCGGGCAGATCCTGCGCAACGCCATCACCATCGGCCTGCTGATGGCCTTCACGCAGTATATCTCCAAGCTGTTTCAACCCATCAACGACTTTTCCGAGAAGTTCAACGTGCTGCAGGGCGCTCTGGCTGGCGCGGAACGCATCTTCGATCTCATGGACCAAAACCCCGAGGACTACCGCGACGCCCTGGCCAGCGAGGTGAAGCTGAAAGGCGAGATCGAGTTCAGGAACGTCTGGCTGGCCTACAATCCCGGCGAATGGGTGCTCAAAGACGTGAGCTTCAAGATCCGGCCAGGGGAGAAGATCGCCCTGGTGGGCCACACGGGCAGCGGCAAGACCTCGATCGTGAACCTCATCCTGGGCATGTACCCCTTCCAGAAAGGCGAGATCCTGCTGGACGGAAAGCCGCTCTCCGATTACGCTTTGAACGACCTGCGCCGCAACGTGGGCATCGTGCAGCAAGACGTCTTCATCTTCAGCGGCAACATCAAGGACAACATCGCCCTGAACAACACCGCCCTCACCCGCGAACAAATCATCCAAGTGTCCAAATATGTGAACGCGGACAAATTCATCAGCAAGCTGCCCGAGGGCTACGACGAGCCTGTGATGGAACGCGGCGCCACCCTCTCCACCGGACAAAGGCAGCTGATCGCCTTCGCGCGAGTGCTGGCCTACGATCCGGCCATCTTCATCCTGGACGAGGCCACCTCCAACATCGACACGGAAACCGAACTGCTGATCCAGGACGCCCTCGCCAAGCTGATCGTGAACCGCTCCTCGATCATCATCGCCCACCGCCTTTCCACCATCCAGCACGCGGACCGCATCATCGTTCTGCACAAGGGCGAGATCGTGGAGAAAGGCTCACACTTCGAGCTGCTGGACCAGAAAGGCCTCTACTATGACCTCTACCGGCTGCAATACACCTGA
- a CDS encoding T9SS type A sorting domain-containing protein, whose protein sequence is MKKRWLVILALTLVAAMFANGSRYEVVAWQETFETGAAGWTHYDGSIPPNLWAPYNYGGAQGNVWWMGDTALAQGTNIGGYYDAQYLVLDTPARTLSAANAVLTFKLRYNVEDPAGATAPYTGWDACNVRISTDGGTVWTPIAGTPAYNITSAYSFGFQHGEGPNIPAWGGVLDAWTNASFDLSAYVGQSVKIRFAFASDPAYSTGDAPAMFGMMVDDIAFGGYTNNGTDDGQMVTSSMVPVGGDIWAIGTDATAPSPTHIMKCQNAQGSYNPNMLNYLVSPPITLPNDGDIRVDFMIMGLFTDPDTFPEVDYFGWEISPNNGLTWNAMSNPYGDPTGTNYVYSDAPDVWSSMTGSYSLDGLISDYAGQTIMLRWYFLSDDDTPQGTGIMIDDVTIYNDVFIAPPANLAATVDGSNVNLTWEEPGSGGGGGEEGWLHYDGENAGNAIGTGAAVDFSVAAKWDAIGTYGIFDYVGMNITKIQFFPNEANCVYTLRIWTGAAGEIAYEQAVPAPTIGAWNEIVLTTPWIIPAQTQIMAGYRANTQTGHPAGCDAGPHVPGYGNMIYWNNAWTTLNALSSALTYNWNVRIYVADPVTGKEYVLGHGPYEQEVHAYNDATLEEVGATQPVRTLDGYKIFRDDVEIDQVGATVLTYTDANVAGGVHTYYLKAVYGANTSEASNVVTAFVLPAMHAELMHDDGTAEEGFNVGSTKQMAVKHAYGQAVTVKFAKVYVHTVGTAGIILRVFDNDGANGMPGTQMAQYQYPAASVVEGWNWIALPADINVADGEFYLAILETTNAAAIGLDTATNGYSYKKIATDWEPVTTGEIMLRAIVEYGTANDDNVTPVYTLDAKNYPNPFNPETTIAFSVPKAGPASLKIYNTKGQLVRTLVNDAREAGNHSVVWNGMDNQGNSVSSGLYFYRLSSDGNTVTRKMLLAK, encoded by the coding sequence ATGAAAAAAAGATGGCTTGTTATACTGGCCCTGACGCTTGTCGCAGCCATGTTTGCCAATGGTAGCCGCTACGAAGTGGTGGCATGGCAGGAAACCTTTGAAACCGGTGCTGCCGGCTGGACCCACTACGACGGCAGCATTCCGCCCAACCTCTGGGCGCCTTACAACTATGGCGGAGCCCAAGGCAACGTCTGGTGGATGGGCGACACCGCCCTGGCCCAGGGAACCAACATCGGTGGCTATTACGACGCCCAATATCTGGTGCTGGACACCCCTGCCCGCACTTTGAGCGCAGCCAACGCTGTTCTAACTTTCAAACTTCGCTACAACGTGGAAGATCCCGCTGGCGCCACGGCCCCCTATACCGGCTGGGACGCCTGCAACGTCCGCATTTCCACAGATGGTGGAACCGTCTGGACCCCCATCGCCGGTACCCCCGCTTACAACATCACCAGCGCCTATTCTTTTGGCTTCCAGCATGGTGAAGGTCCGAACATCCCCGCCTGGGGCGGAGTTTTGGATGCCTGGACCAACGCCAGCTTTGACCTTTCCGCCTATGTGGGCCAAAGCGTGAAGATCCGCTTCGCCTTTGCCTCCGACCCTGCTTACAGCACGGGCGACGCCCCCGCCATGTTTGGCATGATGGTTGACGACATCGCCTTCGGCGGCTACACCAACAACGGCACCGACGACGGCCAGATGGTTACCAGCAGCATGGTCCCGGTGGGCGGAGACATCTGGGCCATCGGCACTGACGCCACGGCTCCGTCACCCACCCACATCATGAAATGCCAGAATGCCCAGGGATCCTACAACCCCAACATGCTGAACTACCTGGTGAGCCCTCCCATCACCCTTCCCAACGATGGAGACATCCGCGTGGACTTCATGATCATGGGCCTCTTCACCGACCCCGACACCTTCCCGGAAGTTGACTATTTTGGTTGGGAAATCTCCCCCAACAATGGTCTGACCTGGAATGCCATGAGCAATCCCTATGGCGATCCCACCGGCACCAACTACGTATATTCCGACGCTCCAGACGTCTGGTCATCCATGACCGGCAGCTATTCCCTGGACGGCCTTATCTCCGATTACGCCGGCCAGACAATTATGCTGCGCTGGTATTTCCTCTCTGATGACGACACCCCCCAGGGTACCGGCATCATGATCGACGACGTGACCATCTACAACGACGTCTTCATCGCCCCTCCGGCTAACCTGGCCGCGACGGTTGATGGCAGCAACGTCAACCTGACTTGGGAAGAGCCTGGTTCCGGCGGTGGCGGCGGCGAAGAAGGCTGGCTGCACTACGACGGTGAAAACGCCGGCAACGCCATTGGCACAGGCGCTGCGGTTGATTTCTCAGTCGCGGCCAAGTGGGATGCCATCGGAACATATGGCATCTTCGACTACGTGGGCATGAACATCACCAAGATCCAGTTCTTCCCCAACGAAGCCAACTGCGTTTACACCCTGCGTATCTGGACCGGCGCCGCGGGCGAAATTGCCTACGAACAGGCAGTGCCTGCCCCCACCATTGGTGCCTGGAATGAAATAGTCCTCACCACTCCTTGGATCATACCCGCCCAAACCCAGATCATGGCAGGTTACCGCGCCAACACCCAGACAGGTCATCCTGCTGGTTGCGATGCCGGCCCCCATGTTCCTGGCTACGGCAACATGATCTACTGGAACAATGCCTGGACCACCCTGAACGCCCTAAGCTCCGCCCTCACCTACAACTGGAATGTCCGCATCTATGTTGCGGATCCCGTAACAGGCAAGGAATACGTGCTGGGTCATGGGCCCTATGAACAGGAAGTTCATGCCTATAATGACGCCACCCTGGAAGAGGTTGGAGCCACCCAGCCTGTCCGCACCCTCGACGGCTACAAGATCTTCCGCGACGACGTGGAGATCGACCAGGTGGGCGCCACCGTGCTCACCTACACCGACGCCAACGTCGCCGGCGGCGTTCACACCTACTATCTGAAAGCTGTTTACGGCGCCAACACCTCCGAAGCTTCGAACGTGGTCACCGCCTTTGTGCTTCCCGCCATGCACGCTGAACTGATGCACGACGACGGCACTGCCGAAGAAGGCTTCAACGTTGGCTCCACCAAGCAGATGGCCGTGAAACACGCCTACGGCCAGGCCGTGACCGTCAAATTCGCCAAGGTCTACGTCCACACCGTGGGAACCGCTGGCATCATCCTCCGCGTCTTCGACAACGACGGCGCCAACGGCATGCCCGGCACCCAGATGGCCCAGTATCAGTATCCCGCCGCCTCCGTGGTGGAAGGCTGGAACTGGATCGCCCTGCCGGCCGACATCAATGTGGCCGACGGCGAATTCTACCTCGCCATCCTGGAAACCACAAACGCCGCCGCGATCGGCCTGGATACTGCCACCAACGGCTACAGCTACAAGAAGATAGCCACCGATTGGGAACCCGTCACCACCGGTGAGATCATGCTCCGCGCCATCGTGGAATACGGCACCGCCAACGACGACAACGTGACCCCGGTTTACACCCTGGACGCGAAGAACTATCCCAATCCCTTCAACCCTGAAACAACCATCGCCTTCAGCGTTCCCAAAGCCGGACCCGCCAGCCTCAAGATCTACAACACCAAAGGCCAGCTGGTTCGCACCCTTGTGAACGATGCCCGCGAAGCCGGCAACCACAGCGTTGTCTGGAACGGCATGGACAACCAGGGCAACAGTGTTTCCAGCGGACTGTATTTCTATCGCCTCAGCAGCGACGGCAATACTGTCACCCGCAAGATGCTGCTGGCCAAATAA